The following are encoded together in the Elusimicrobiaceae bacterium genome:
- a CDS encoding DUF885 family protein, whose amino-acid sequence MIIARLALCAALLAVSLPVRAYETVLTDMQVQGTIQVSRLNEIFNQYLATVQLVDPEQATRYGLHDADRNLTPRTLKNEQTRLDAFRNYLAQIDALDPDVMPPDSAIDFKLFRAKLLIDIANIDQLQNLRRRPQYYMEAVASIYGLLSKDFEPYPIRAENALLRLEQLPAVLTEAEQNLYHPPKIWVDKAIDQCNDAEKSFPDLMTELRRLIGMDPLLRQRVEKAVENAKKAVTRYQEFLQDDVMVQADGDFRVGEEVFGYYLERWHMVDDSPGGIIKRMKKNFASASGDFMEEYEHYMETSGLSVSNFDDVLYKIGESHPAEDELEEYFRMELERAYKHFDKYRLLPLPRERLKIVPTPEYLKSQSAFAFYNAPFSLDKNRVAELFINLPSRKMPKNVREAVLRLAFSEPYIEMAVVQEAFPGRHLQDSQSLSGTRIRRLIPQPFIQNGWAAYAQYLALEQGYFTHHAARLVYLRWNMVRAARAMADAMLHNSEMDYNQAV is encoded by the coding sequence ATGATAATAGCCAGACTGGCGCTTTGCGCCGCTTTGCTCGCCGTTTCACTGCCGGTGCGCGCCTATGAAACCGTTTTAACCGACATGCAGGTGCAGGGCACCATTCAGGTGTCGCGCCTGAACGAGATTTTCAACCAGTATCTGGCCACCGTTCAGCTGGTTGACCCTGAACAGGCCACCCGTTACGGCCTGCATGACGCGGACCGCAATCTTACTCCGCGCACACTGAAAAACGAGCAGACCCGGCTGGACGCGTTCCGCAATTATCTCGCGCAGATTGACGCGCTCGATCCCGATGTCATGCCGCCTGACAGCGCGATAGATTTCAAGCTGTTCCGGGCCAAACTGCTGATTGATATCGCCAATATAGACCAGCTGCAGAACCTGCGCCGCCGGCCGCAGTATTATATGGAGGCCGTCGCTTCGATTTACGGACTGCTTTCCAAGGATTTCGAGCCTTATCCGATCCGCGCGGAGAACGCGCTGCTGCGGCTGGAGCAGCTGCCCGCTGTGCTTACCGAAGCCGAACAGAACCTGTATCATCCGCCGAAGATCTGGGTGGACAAGGCCATAGACCAGTGCAATGACGCCGAGAAATCGTTTCCGGATCTGATGACCGAGCTGCGGCGTCTGATCGGCATGGATCCGCTGCTGCGCCAGCGGGTCGAGAAAGCCGTGGAAAACGCCAAGAAGGCGGTTACGCGCTATCAGGAGTTTTTGCAGGACGACGTGATGGTGCAGGCGGACGGCGATTTCCGGGTCGGCGAGGAGGTGTTCGGCTATTATCTTGAGCGCTGGCACATGGTGGATGACAGTCCCGGCGGAATAATCAAGCGCATGAAAAAGAATTTCGCGAGCGCGTCCGGCGATTTCATGGAGGAATACGAGCATTACATGGAAACCTCCGGCCTGAGCGTTTCCAATTTCGACGACGTGCTTTACAAGATAGGAGAATCCCACCCGGCGGAAGATGAACTGGAGGAATATTTCCGCATGGAGCTTGAGCGGGCCTACAAGCATTTCGATAAATACCGGCTGCTGCCGCTGCCGCGGGAGCGGCTGAAGATCGTGCCGACGCCGGAATACCTCAAATCGCAGTCGGCGTTCGCGTTTTACAATGCGCCGTTCAGTCTGGACAAAAACCGCGTGGCGGAACTGTTTATCAATCTGCCGAGCCGCAAAATGCCGAAGAATGTGCGCGAAGCGGTTCTGCGGCTGGCTTTCAGCGAGCCGTACATCGAAATGGCGGTTGTGCAGGAAGCGTTTCCCGGCCGGCATCTGCAGGACTCGCAGTCGCTTTCGGGCACCCGCATCCGGCGGCTCATTCCGCAGCCGTTCATTCAAAACGGCTGGGCGGCTTACGCCCAGTATCTTGCGCTGGAACAGGGTTATTTCACGCATCACGCGGCCCGGCTTGTGTATCTGCGCTGGAATATGGTGCGCGCGGCTCGCGCCATGGCGGACGCGATGCTGCACAACAGCGAGATGGATTACAACCAGGCGGTT